In a genomic window of Gloeocapsopsis dulcis:
- a CDS encoding Uma2 family endonuclease has protein sequence MILQKPIKKVTITWEPLPDDFILPDDPVENIQQPPLAAALTDALGAAGRIQPDMLIGSNFGLVATVNKKIVVKAPDWFYVPHVQPVPSEVIRRSYTPHLEGDAVAVVMEFLSQEEGGELSVRSTPPYGKLYFYEQILQVPTYVTYDPYEPSLEVRYLEEEKYVLHRPDVNGRYWIPQLKLFLGIWYGERLRQTTNWLRWWNVEGNLLLWSAEQAEQERQRAEQERQRAELLAAKLRELGIDPDALS, from the coding sequence ATGATTCTGCAAAAGCCAATAAAAAAAGTCACAATCACCTGGGAACCTCTTCCAGATGACTTCATATTACCTGACGACCCTGTGGAGAATATTCAACAACCGCCCCTTGCTGCTGCGCTTACCGACGCACTAGGAGCCGCAGGACGTATCCAACCGGATATGCTCATCGGCTCGAACTTTGGTCTAGTTGCCACGGTAAATAAAAAAATTGTCGTGAAAGCACCTGATTGGTTTTATGTGCCTCACGTCCAACCTGTGCCATCAGAAGTGATTCGTCGCAGCTATACACCACATCTTGAAGGCGATGCAGTAGCTGTAGTCATGGAGTTTCTCTCGCAAGAAGAAGGCGGTGAGTTGTCGGTACGCTCAACTCCACCCTATGGCAAGCTTTATTTCTACGAACAGATCCTCCAGGTGCCTACCTATGTCACCTATGACCCATACGAACCGAGCTTAGAGGTACGATATCTAGAAGAAGAAAAGTACGTTCTACATAGACCGGATGTCAACGGACGCTATTGGATTCCGCAGTTAAAGTTATTTCTAGGAATTTGGTACGGTGAGCGATTGCGCCAGACAACCAATTGGCTACGCTGGTGGAATGTTGAAGGTAATCTTTTGTTGTGGAGTGCTGAACAAGCCGAACAAGAACGACAGCGTGCTGAACAAGAACGACAGCGTGCTGAACTTTTGGCAGCTAAACTACGTGAACTAGGTATTGATCCAGACGCATTAAGCTGA
- a CDS encoding XdhC family protein: MLEFYQQMAQALQQGAAVLATVVSVTGSVPREIGAKMLVCRDRTIGTVGGGAGEAKVIRQALEVLATGEKQFVEVDLSGALQRETQGVCGGTMQLWLERWGGDDAVKNLSQIISILSRGECGTLVTPFSGDLQPYLEVGDNEPHSPQGLPKARHKEAAFRECLIPLPTLLIVGAGHVAVPLAAMAAMIGFRVTVVDDRAEFATRERFPQAAAVVAQPLTLALKCARNPQYIALVTRGIQHDLEALRFLLQKPAKYIGMIGSRKRVRMVHQQLQQEGYPPEVLASIYAPIGLDIGALTPGEIAVSICAELIKVRRGGTGKSLSN; the protein is encoded by the coding sequence ATGCTTGAATTTTATCAACAAATGGCACAAGCCTTGCAACAAGGTGCAGCGGTTCTTGCCACGGTTGTGAGTGTCACAGGTTCAGTTCCGCGTGAGATCGGGGCAAAAATGTTAGTGTGTCGCGATCGCACGATTGGTACAGTTGGCGGTGGGGCTGGGGAAGCTAAAGTGATTCGCCAAGCTTTAGAAGTTTTGGCAACGGGTGAGAAGCAATTTGTGGAAGTAGATTTATCTGGGGCGTTGCAGCGGGAAACTCAGGGGGTTTGTGGTGGAACGATGCAACTTTGGTTAGAACGATGGGGTGGAGATGATGCGGTTAAGAACTTATCGCAGATCATTAGTATTTTGTCAAGAGGTGAGTGTGGTACTTTAGTGACGCCGTTTTCTGGAGATTTGCAGCCGTATTTGGAGGTTGGAGATAACGAACCACATTCCCCGCAGGGGTTGCCGAAGGCTAGACACAAAGAAGCAGCTTTTAGAGAGTGTTTGATACCATTACCAACGCTTCTCATTGTGGGGGCGGGTCATGTTGCTGTCCCTTTGGCAGCGATGGCGGCGATGATTGGGTTTCGAGTGACTGTTGTTGATGATCGCGCTGAGTTTGCTACACGCGAACGGTTTCCGCAAGCGGCTGCGGTGGTTGCTCAGCCCTTGACATTGGCGTTAAAATGTGCAAGAAATCCACAGTATATTGCGCTAGTGACGCGAGGAATCCAGCATGATTTAGAGGCTTTGCGGTTTTTATTGCAGAAACCAGCAAAGTATATTGGTATGATCGGTTCGCGCAAGCGCGTGCGCATGGTACATCAACAGTTGCAACAAGAAGGATATCCCCCAGAGGTTTTAGCATCCATCTATGCACCAATTGGGCTAGATATCGGTGCTTTGACACCCGGAGAAATTGCAGTTAGTATTTGTGCCGAATTAATTAAAGTGCGTCGTGGTGGTACAGGTAAATCTTTATCCAATTGA
- a CDS encoding bifunctional sterol desaturase/short chain dehydrogenase, translating to MVNWITAIGWGVGSIFWAEIVRDLYHVLSHRVPILYRQHVWHHRVFRRDLTFASATIYRQAQWRNDFPECLAMLLLTLALWWVCWMWTPTYQWAALAGTIYTLGFLVSCIARGSGSEWAREITDVTHKPGRFLSPPATWFVNRPYHWRHHFDDDQAYYCGTFTLVDKLMGTALALKGKKVAVTGASGTLGKALLLHLHQAGAKVFALSSHSEPITLTLNDEPFAVKTITWQTGHEVEIAEFLNKIDILVLNHGINVHGERTPEAISKSYEVNTFSSWRLMELFFSTVRTNEDIALKEVWVNTSEAEVSPAFSPLYELSKRALGDLVTLRRLDAPCVVRKLILGPFKSNLNPIGVMSGDRIARQIIALAKRDVRNIIVTVNPLTYLLFPIKEFCRLMYFRFFSRAKNTITEVGTQNDLFGNG from the coding sequence ATGGTGAATTGGATAACAGCAATTGGTTGGGGAGTAGGTTCGATTTTCTGGGCAGAAATTGTGCGAGATCTGTATCACGTACTATCGCATCGCGTGCCAATATTGTATAGACAGCACGTGTGGCATCATCGGGTTTTTCGTCGGGATTTGACCTTTGCGAGTGCAACGATATATCGTCAGGCACAGTGGCGTAATGATTTTCCTGAATGTCTTGCAATGTTACTGTTGACGCTAGCGTTGTGGTGGGTGTGTTGGATGTGGACACCTACGTATCAATGGGCAGCTTTGGCGGGAACGATTTACACGTTAGGATTTCTTGTTAGCTGTATAGCGCGTGGTAGTGGGAGTGAATGGGCGCGAGAAATCACCGACGTCACGCACAAACCAGGACGTTTTTTGTCGCCTCCCGCAACCTGGTTTGTCAATCGTCCTTATCACTGGCGGCATCACTTTGATGATGACCAAGCTTATTATTGTGGTACTTTCACTTTGGTGGATAAGTTGATGGGTACAGCACTCGCGCTTAAAGGAAAAAAAGTTGCAGTCACTGGTGCATCGGGAACGTTGGGGAAAGCTTTGTTACTCCACTTGCATCAAGCAGGCGCGAAGGTATTTGCCCTCAGTTCGCATTCTGAACCGATTACTTTAACACTCAATGATGAACCTTTCGCCGTAAAAACAATTACCTGGCAAACGGGACACGAGGTTGAAATTGCGGAATTTCTGAATAAGATAGATATTCTTGTTCTTAATCATGGTATCAATGTCCACGGGGAAAGAACTCCAGAGGCAATTTCCAAGTCTTATGAAGTGAATACTTTTTCGAGTTGGCGGTTGATGGAATTGTTTTTTAGTACTGTCCGCACGAATGAAGATATTGCGTTGAAAGAAGTATGGGTAAATACATCTGAAGCCGAAGTAAGTCCAGCGTTTAGCCCCTTGTATGAACTTTCTAAACGTGCCTTGGGTGATTTAGTGACATTACGCCGTTTAGATGCACCATGTGTTGTCAGAAAACTAATTTTGGGACCATTTAAGAGTAATCTTAATCCGATTGGAGTGATGTCAGGCGATCGCATTGCTCGACAAATTATCGCTTTAGCAAAGCGCGATGTTCGTAACATTATCGTTACAGTTAATCCACTGACGTATCTCTTATTCCCCATCAAGGAATTTTGCAGATTAATGTATTTCAGATTCTTCAGTCGTGCAAAAAATACTATTACAGAAGTAGGAACGCAAAATGATCTGTTTGGTAATGGGTAA
- a CDS encoding vitamin K epoxide reductase family protein, which yields MEPKQLSQELREGKNPDMSRRRAIIGLSMLGGSMGQLVTLYQTGIVSHLPDPPGQQLFDADRVDASNYAYSRFNSPDGPIMVLNYALTGWLAAAGGLERARVNPLLPIAMGIKIVLDNAVSLELAREEWSENKALCEYCQVATVCSLASLVLAVPEVLSAVRTLLGRRDQNTEGSSTQ from the coding sequence ATGGAACCAAAACAACTAAGTCAAGAACTGCGTGAAGGCAAGAATCCCGACATGAGTCGGCGGCGAGCGATTATTGGATTGTCTATGCTCGGCGGTTCGATGGGACAACTCGTTACACTCTATCAAACTGGGATTGTCAGTCACCTGCCTGATCCTCCAGGACAGCAGCTTTTCGATGCCGACCGCGTTGACGCATCTAATTACGCTTACAGCCGATTCAATTCACCTGATGGACCGATAATGGTGCTTAATTACGCCCTCACTGGTTGGTTGGCTGCTGCTGGCGGTCTGGAACGCGCACGGGTTAATCCACTGCTACCAATTGCAATGGGCATTAAAATTGTGTTGGACAACGCTGTTTCTCTTGAGTTAGCTCGTGAGGAGTGGAGCGAGAACAAAGCGTTGTGTGAGTACTGCCAGGTAGCGACGGTTTGCTCACTCGCATCGTTAGTACTTGCAGTACCCGAAGTTCTTAGTGCTGTTCGCACTTTGCTCGGACGTCGCGATCAGAACACCGAAGGCAGTAGCACGCAGTAA
- a CDS encoding hemerythrin domain-containing protein: protein MVTTLDDTKRLMIGERLADLKAFQNLIISNEQKLIDACPYEDVRERLQNMLSDDQKNIGIIDTVIVQYGIQAEPSAATKTFVPQFEQMMSGDEFTFYQKLMHHELMKHGQAMSGIMIHKAAQVVGADIEVAITPLNTVNFEGRAHQEQLKGILEQVGVREMTGQEAKQGLWGRVQDALAALSGVAGSVITQNTDKQDINIQTLIQLDHNKVNTIFTEIGATKDPQKLEEYFGQLYKDLLAHAQAEEEVVYPRVRSFYGDDNTQELYDEQAQMKQMLDEIKSIDPAAADEFRSKVKDLMDAVGDHIRQEESTMFAAIDNNCSSEQKEQMATEFKAAKSKIQQEFAGSM from the coding sequence ATGGTTACAACTTTAGATGATACAAAGCGGCTGATGATTGGTGAAAGATTAGCAGACCTAAAAGCATTTCAGAACTTAATTATCTCTAACGAGCAAAAACTCATAGATGCCTGCCCTTACGAAGATGTTCGCGAACGTCTCCAGAATATGCTTTCTGATGACCAGAAAAACATAGGTATTATAGACACTGTCATTGTTCAATACGGCATTCAGGCTGAACCTAGTGCGGCAACCAAGACATTTGTTCCGCAATTTGAGCAAATGATGTCAGGAGACGAGTTTACGTTTTATCAAAAGCTCATGCACCATGAACTGATGAAGCATGGTCAAGCGATGAGTGGAATTATGATTCACAAAGCCGCTCAGGTAGTAGGGGCTGATATTGAAGTGGCAATTACTCCTCTCAACACCGTCAACTTCGAGGGTCGCGCTCACCAGGAACAACTCAAGGGGATACTCGAACAGGTGGGTGTTCGTGAAATGACTGGTCAAGAGGCTAAGCAAGGACTCTGGGGACGAGTGCAAGATGCACTCGCTGCCTTATCGGGTGTAGCTGGTAGTGTGATTACCCAAAACACTGATAAACAGGATATAAATATCCAGACGCTAATCCAGTTGGATCATAACAAGGTAAATACCATCTTCACCGAAATTGGAGCCACGAAAGATCCTCAAAAGCTCGAAGAGTATTTCGGGCAGCTTTACAAAGATTTGTTAGCACACGCTCAAGCTGAAGAAGAAGTCGTCTATCCGAGAGTACGCTCGTTCTACGGCGATGACAACACTCAAGAGCTGTACGACGAACAAGCTCAAATGAAGCAGATGCTAGATGAAATTAAGTCTATTGACCCTGCTGCTGCCGACGAGTTTAGATCAAAAGTTAAAGATTTAATGGATGCGGTTGGCGACCACATTCGTCAAGAAGAGAGCACAATGTTTGCGGCGATTGACAACAACTGCAGCAGCGAGCAAAAGGAGCAAATGGCGACTGAATTCAAAGCTGCCAAGAGCAAGATCCAACAAGAATTTGCAGGGTCTATGTAG
- the hisC gene encoding histidinol-phosphate transaminase: protein MSYFRSAVDAMTGYIPGEQPKPGTPIIKLNTNENPYPPSPQAIEVLRHLDSEWLRRYPDPFAKDFCRAVSEALGVPADWIIVGNGSDELLNVIIRASAEGSDRKVVYPMPTYVLYRTLAAMQPAEVVEIDYPSDFQLPIAELVAAKGAITFITSPNSPSGHLVPLADLRVLAQQLAGILVIDEAYTDFAEYSALPLVQEFENVVILRTLSKGYSLAGLRMGFGIANPQLLAGLFKIKDSYNIDAIATAVGTAAMRNQAYKNACAEKVKKSRTKLTVELKNLGFQVLDSQANFVLATPPQGNAEQLYLALKARGILVRYFKQLGLEDKLRITVGTDEQNQILIEALVSLI, encoded by the coding sequence ATGAGTTACTTTCGTTCTGCTGTTGATGCCATGACAGGTTACATTCCTGGGGAACAGCCTAAACCAGGAACACCGATTATTAAGCTCAACACCAATGAAAATCCGTATCCACCATCACCGCAAGCAATTGAGGTTTTACGTCATTTAGATAGTGAGTGGTTACGCCGCTACCCCGATCCGTTTGCTAAAGATTTCTGTCGTGCTGTGAGTGAGGCTTTGGGCGTACCTGCGGATTGGATAATTGTGGGCAATGGTAGTGATGAATTGTTGAATGTCATTATACGAGCGAGTGCTGAGGGAAGCGATCGCAAAGTTGTTTATCCCATGCCTACGTATGTACTGTATCGCACGTTAGCCGCGATGCAACCTGCTGAAGTTGTCGAAATAGATTATCCCTCAGATTTTCAGTTGCCGATTGCTGAACTTGTTGCTGCCAAGGGTGCAATTACTTTTATTACTTCACCGAATAGTCCTTCGGGTCATTTGGTTCCTCTAGCTGACTTGCGCGTGTTAGCACAACAACTCGCAGGCATATTAGTGATTGACGAGGCTTATACTGATTTTGCAGAGTATTCGGCTTTACCACTTGTACAAGAATTTGAAAATGTAGTTATTCTACGAACACTATCAAAAGGATATTCGCTAGCAGGGTTGCGGATGGGGTTTGGCATTGCTAATCCGCAGTTACTTGCAGGATTATTCAAGATCAAAGATAGCTACAACATTGATGCGATCGCTACTGCTGTGGGTACTGCTGCTATGCGCAATCAAGCCTACAAAAATGCTTGTGCTGAAAAAGTGAAGAAGTCACGCACTAAACTGACGGTAGAACTTAAGAATTTAGGCTTCCAGGTTCTTGATTCGCAAGCAAACTTTGTTTTAGCAACTCCACCGCAAGGAAATGCTGAACAGTTGTATTTAGCACTGAAAGCGCGAGGAATTTTAGTAAGATATTTCAAACAACTTGGATTAGAAGATAAGTTGCGGATTACTGTTGGGACAGATGAACAAAATCAAATTTTGATTGAGGCGTTGGTGAGTTTGATATAG
- a CDS encoding chemotaxis protein CheB: MISQYQHKILAHFPNVAFNVVAIAASKGGLNAISNIVSALPSDFPAAILVVQHLSPLYPSYMAKLLSYHTALQVKNASSGELLRPSKVYVAVPDWHLMVNSNGKVYLSKAAKVNFVRPSANLLFQSVASSYKTRAIGVVLSGRGTDGVLGALTIKKHGGTVIAQDEASCECFEMPQATINTGKVDFVLPPNAIAATLISLVMAERVA, encoded by the coding sequence ATGATTAGCCAATACCAACACAAAATTTTGGCTCACTTCCCCAATGTTGCGTTTAATGTAGTAGCGATCGCGGCTTCTAAAGGTGGACTAAATGCCATCAGCAACATTGTGTCTGCGTTGCCATCAGACTTTCCAGCAGCAATTCTAGTAGTGCAACACTTGTCACCGCTTTACCCCAGCTACATGGCTAAGCTCCTCAGCTACCACACAGCTTTACAGGTTAAGAATGCAAGTTCAGGGGAACTGTTGCGTCCGAGTAAAGTCTATGTTGCCGTTCCCGATTGGCACCTTATGGTCAACTCAAACGGTAAGGTATATCTCTCAAAAGCAGCAAAAGTAAACTTTGTCCGCCCCTCGGCGAATCTGTTGTTCCAGTCAGTTGCTAGTAGTTACAAAACACGAGCGATCGGTGTAGTTCTGAGTGGGAGAGGAACTGATGGCGTGCTGGGGGCGCTGACAATTAAAAAACATGGCGGTACAGTCATTGCCCAGGATGAGGCAAGTTGCGAGTGTTTTGAGATGCCTCAGGCTACGATTAACACTGGAAAGGTAGATTTTGTTCTTCCTCCCAACGCGATCGCTGCTACTTTAATCAGTCTGGTCATGGCAGAACGAGTAGCATAG
- a CDS encoding ABC transporter ATP-binding protein, producing the protein MRSPGPLVAPEQKASQQLPTLRRFLGYLQPYRKEVPIALSLVAIGAASQSLGPFLVGWSIDNLIAQANVQGLLLMLVLLVGVYLGGIIAIRAQIIRVGWIVQRLLAQLRQDIFIKVQSLPISFFDQSEAGDLMSRLLNDVSVVNQAFGQTIAQMLGNLFSLVGIVIAMFLINLRLGLLSNLVVPLMLVTTSLFSRWARQRFRVTRQTIGELSTKIEEDISSVREAQAFNRVRLNIAEFKALNAANRDANVDAVAITAAFLPSIDFLNTLATAGVLAYGGYLAVTGAATIGTVTAFLLYVQQFFRPIQILSQFYTQAQSALAAVERIFMLLDEPAQLKDAPDAISMPPIRGEVTFEQVSFGYNPNQLVLKEVNLHAKPGQTIALVGPTGAGKSTIINLILRYYDVTSGAIKIDGIDIRQVTQASLRKQIGLVLQDNILFSGTVAENIAFGRPDATQAEIEAAAQVANVHEFITSLPQGYATLLGARGANLSKGQRQLFSIARAVLVNPRILILDEATSSIDTRTEALVQEAIDRLLTERTSFVIAHRLSTVTKADQVLVIQQGQIIEGGTHTELIAQGGVYANLYALQLGAA; encoded by the coding sequence ATGAGAAGCCCTGGTCCCCTTGTTGCACCGGAGCAAAAAGCCAGTCAACAGTTACCAACACTGCGACGCTTTTTAGGATATCTGCAACCTTATCGCAAAGAAGTCCCTATTGCCCTCAGTTTAGTCGCAATTGGTGCTGCTTCTCAATCACTTGGTCCTTTTTTAGTTGGCTGGTCGATTGATAATCTGATTGCCCAGGCTAACGTACAAGGCTTGCTGCTAATGCTTGTCTTACTAGTGGGTGTATACTTAGGCGGTATTATAGCTATCCGCGCCCAAATTATCCGTGTCGGCTGGATTGTACAACGCTTATTAGCGCAACTACGTCAAGACATTTTTATAAAAGTTCAAAGTTTACCGATTAGTTTCTTTGATCAAAGTGAAGCTGGAGACTTAATGAGTCGCTTGCTCAACGATGTAAGTGTTGTCAATCAGGCTTTTGGACAAACAATCGCCCAAATGTTGGGCAACTTATTTAGTTTGGTAGGAATCGTCATTGCGATGTTCCTGATCAACCTGCGGCTAGGTTTACTCAGTAACTTAGTTGTCCCGCTGATGCTTGTCACCACTAGCTTGTTTTCGCGCTGGGCAAGACAACGATTTCGCGTAACGCGACAGACAATTGGGGAACTCTCTACCAAAATTGAGGAAGATATTAGTAGTGTGCGCGAAGCACAAGCATTTAATCGTGTCCGATTGAATATTGCAGAGTTCAAAGCGCTCAATGCAGCAAACCGCGATGCTAATGTCGATGCAGTGGCAATTACAGCTGCATTTCTACCATCAATTGATTTTCTCAATACGCTAGCAACAGCCGGAGTTCTTGCTTATGGCGGTTACTTGGCAGTGACAGGAGCAGCTACAATAGGAACCGTAACTGCATTTTTGCTTTATGTACAGCAATTTTTCCGCCCAATTCAGATTTTGAGTCAGTTTTATACGCAAGCCCAGTCAGCGTTAGCTGCAGTCGAGCGAATTTTTATGCTACTGGATGAACCGGCTCAACTTAAGGACGCACCCGATGCGATCTCGATGCCGCCAATTCGTGGTGAGGTGACATTTGAGCAAGTTTCCTTTGGCTACAACCCCAATCAGCTTGTGCTCAAAGAAGTTAATCTTCATGCTAAACCAGGACAAACGATCGCATTGGTGGGACCTACAGGGGCTGGAAAAAGCACAATTATTAACTTGATTCTGCGTTACTACGATGTCACCAGTGGAGCCATCAAAATTGATGGTATTGATATCCGACAAGTAACACAGGCAAGCTTACGCAAACAAATTGGACTCGTTTTGCAGGACAACATTTTATTTAGTGGCACAGTTGCTGAAAACATTGCTTTCGGGCGTCCCGATGCTACCCAAGCCGAAATTGAAGCTGCTGCCCAAGTCGCTAACGTTCATGAGTTTATCACCAGTTTGCCGCAAGGGTACGCAACGCTATTAGGTGCAAGAGGTGCAAACCTCAGTAAAGGACAGCGACAACTATTTAGTATTGCTCGTGCTGTTTTAGTCAACCCGCGAATTCTGATTTTAGATGAAGCGACTAGCAGCATTGACACGCGCACCGAAGCTTTAGTTCAAGAGGCGATTGATCGATTATTGACTGAACGTACTAGCTTTGTCATTGCCCACCGTCTCAGCACTGTCACCAAAGCAGATCAGGTATTAGTGATTCAACAAGGTCAAATTATCGAAGGTGGTACGCATACAGAATTAATTGCCCAAGGCGGAGTTTATGCTAATCTTTACGCACTACAATTAGGTGCAGCCTAG
- a CDS encoding nucleotidyltransferase family protein: protein MPLQTFNCFALILAAGASSRMGTCKASLPWRNGKSLLSYQVEQLSLAKIIPIVVLGLHNFKQSQVPAGTIVAINHDPSAGKVSSILTGLKHVPKFDCLLISAVDQPRSNWIYQKLLQTHQFSAKVPIIAPHYRGKLGHPLLFSSSVRSHLENLSEADFGLRHIIQTFYPQIQRVEFDTSEVLWDLNTPEAYQAALQTQA from the coding sequence ATGCCACTGCAAACCTTTAACTGCTTTGCTTTAATTTTGGCAGCAGGTGCATCAAGCCGAATGGGTACTTGTAAAGCTAGCCTACCATGGCGAAACGGTAAAAGTTTATTGTCGTATCAAGTCGAGCAACTATCTCTTGCTAAGATTATACCTATTGTTGTATTGGGGTTGCATAATTTCAAACAATCGCAAGTTCCCGCAGGAACTATAGTAGCGATTAATCACGATCCTAGTGCTGGAAAAGTTAGTTCGATTTTAACCGGATTAAAGCACGTACCAAAGTTTGATTGTTTATTAATTTCAGCAGTCGATCAACCTAGAAGTAACTGGATCTATCAGAAATTACTTCAAACACATCAATTTTCCGCCAAAGTACCTATAATTGCACCTCATTATCGAGGCAAGTTAGGTCATCCACTCTTGTTTTCCTCATCAGTGCGATCGCATTTAGAAAATTTGAGTGAAGCAGATTTTGGTTTACGTCACATTATCCAAACATTTTATCCGCAAATTCAGCGCGTAGAATTTGACACTTCAGAAGTTCTATGGGATCTCAACACTCCTGAAGCCTATCAAGCTGCTTTACAAACGCAAGCCTAG